The bacterium nucleotide sequence ATGTTCGTGACGGAGCCGAACAGCGCGCCGCTCTCGCCGGCCATGCGGGCGAAGCGCAGCACCGTCAGCTCGCGCAGACGGGCGGCGATCGCTTCGGCGTCGGTCCGCGCGCGGTTCTCGCGCGCGACCTTGGCCCGGGCCTCGGACTCGACCTGCTTGCGCACGCCGGGGGTCACGAGATAAGCGAGCTTCTTGGGAATCAGGTAGTTGCGGGCGAAGCCGTCGGCGACCTTGACGACGTCGCCCCGCTTGCCCACGTGCTCCACGTCCTCGCGAAGGATGATCTGCATGGCGGCCTCCTCAGTCCGCGGTGAACGGAAGCAGCGCCAGCATGCGGGCGCGCTTGATCGCCTGGCCGAGCTGCCGCTGGTGCTTCGCGCAGGTGCCGGAAACGCGGCGCGGCAGGATCTTGCCCCGTTCCGGGATGTAGTTCTGCAGCGTGCGCAGGTCCTTGTAGTCGATCACGTCGACCTTGGTCTCGCAGAACTTGCAGAACTTGCGGCGGCGGAAGAGGAAGCGGCGGCCGCGGCGCCGTGCGGGCGTTCCGGTGCTCATTTATCCTCTCCCTTCTCCGTCGGCGGCACTTCGTCGTCTTCGTCGCCGAAGTCGGCTTCGTTGCGGCCGCCGCGCTCGCGCTCCGGAGCGGGGGCCGGCCCGGCCAGAACGTCCTCTTCGACGACGTCGGCGAGGCCCTGCGCGGCCCGTTCCTGCGCCCGGACGATGTAGTCCTTGCGCGCCTGCTCGAAGAGAGCCTTCTCCTCGGCCGTCGGCGCCTTCTGGTGGTCGGCGCGCACCGAGAGGAAGCGGAAGAACATGTCGTTCAGCTTCACGCGGCGGATGAACTCGCGCTCGACTTCGGGCGCGGCGTCGTAGAGAACGAGCGTGTACACGCCTTCGTGGTGCTTGCCGATCGGGTAGGCCAGCTTGCGCCGCCCCCAGTGCTCGACCTTGTGGACCACGCCGCCCATTTCGGCGATCAGCTGCTCGAAAACGGTCAGCTGCTTGTCGTGGTCCTCGACGGGCACTTGGGGATCGGCCACGAGCGCCATTTCGTAGCGTCGCATCGATCCTGTCCCCCTTGGCTGTTAGCCCCCGGGTCCGACCCGGGGCGAGGGTTATGGTGGAAAAGCCGGAGGATGTTACCGTCCGCCCGCGGCGGGGGCAACAACACCGTCAATCGACGTGAAATTCCCGCATCGCCGCCTCGAGCCCCTTCGCCAGAAGCGTCTCGACGGCGTCGGCGGCGCGCAGCACGCCCAGCCGGAAGACCTCGCCGTCCGCCTTGCCGGGGCGCTCGAGCACGTACTTCGCCATCTTGTCCGGGCCGCCCGGCGGCCGTCCGATCCCGACCCGCACCCGCAGGAACTCGGGCGTGCCGAAATGGGCGACCAGCGAGACGAGCCCCTTGTGCCCCGCCGTGCCGCCCCCTGGCTTGAGCCGGACCGTTCCCGGGGGAAAGTCCGCCTCGTCGTGGACGACGACGACGTCCTCGGGGACGATGCCGTGATAGGCCAAAAGCGGCCGCGCCGCCTCCCCCGAGAGGTTCATGAAGGTCAGCGGCTCGGCCAGCAGCACCGCCTCGGCGCCGATCCGTCCGGCGCCGGAGCGGGCGCGGTGGCGCACCCGGGACAGGTCGATCCCATGGCGGCGGCCCAGTTCCTCCACCACCATGAAACCGACGTTGTGCCGGGTGCCCTCGTACTCCGGGCCGGGGTTCCCCAGCCCCAAGATCAACCGCACGGGCGCGCTCCGAAGGCGGGACTACTTCTTCCCTTCGCCCTTCTTGGCGGGCGCGGCGGCCTCCGGCTTCGCTTCGGCGGCCTCGGCCTCGCCCTCGCCCTCGGCGGGCGCGGCGGCGGCTTCTTCCTCTTCCTTGGCCTTGCCGAGGACCGTGATCAGCGTCTCGCTCGCCGGACCGGCCAGCTCCATCCCCTCGGGCAGCTTCAGGTCGCCGGCGGCGATGTGCTGTCCGACGTGGAGCTCGGACACTTCCACGGTGATCTTCTCCGGGATGTCGGCCGGGAGGACGCTGATCGCCACCGTGCGGTGGATCAGGTCGAGCAGGCCGCCCTCGTTCTTCACGCCCCAAGGCAGGCCGACCGTGGCCAGCGGCACGGCGACTTCGACCTTCTTGTCCATCTCCACGCGGACGAAGTCGGCGTGGATGATCCGGTCGGTCACCGGGTGGCGCTGGATCTCGCGGATCAGCACGAAGCGCTTGAGCTCGCGGTCGCCGATCTTGAGGTGGATCAGCGTGTTCTTGCCGCGCTCGGAGTCGAGGACCGCGTCGATCGGCCGCGGATCGACGGACACGCTTTCGGGCTCGCGGCCGCCGCCGTACACCACGGCGGGAATCATCCCCTGACGGCGCAGCCGGCGGGACTCGTTCTTCCCCGCGTCGTCCCGGTGCTGAACTTCGATGCTGACTTGGTTGCTCATGCTCGTCCCTCAACGGGCGCGCGGCGCCCGCGCTGCGTCTCGCTCACAGGAACAGCGAACTGATCGAGGAGTTGGTGTGGGTCCGCCGGATAGCCTCGCCGATCAACGGGGCGATCGACAGGACCTGGATCTTCTCGAGCGAGCGGCGGCGCTCGTCGAGCGGAATCGTGTTCGTCACGGTGATGTTGGTCACCGGGCTCTCGCGCAGCCGGTCGATCGCCTTGCCGGAGAGCACCGGATGGGTGAAGCAGCCGCGGACCGACTTCGCGCC carries:
- the rplI gene encoding 50S ribosomal protein L9 is translated as MQIILREDVEHVGKRGDVVKVADGFARNYLIPKKLAYLVTPGVRKQVESEARAKVARENRARTDAEAIAARLRELTVLRFARMAGESGALFGSVTNIDVAEALIAQGFEVDRKQVRLDEPIKRVGTHRVTVHIFKDVAVDLVVEVEAEGTEQAAQ
- the rpsR gene encoding 30S ribosomal protein S18; translation: MSTGTPARRRGRRFLFRRRKFCKFCETKVDVIDYKDLRTLQNYIPERGKILPRRVSGTCAKHQRQLGQAIKRARMLALLPFTAD
- the rpsF gene encoding 30S ribosomal protein S6 codes for the protein MRRYEMALVADPQVPVEDHDKQLTVFEQLIAEMGGVVHKVEHWGRRKLAYPIGKHHEGVYTLVLYDAAPEVEREFIRRVKLNDMFFRFLSVRADHQKAPTAEEKALFEQARKDYIVRAQERAAQGLADVVEEDVLAGPAPAPERERGGRNEADFGDEDDEVPPTEKGEDK
- the pth gene encoding aminoacyl-tRNA hydrolase, whose translation is MRLILGLGNPGPEYEGTRHNVGFMVVEELGRRHGIDLSRVRHRARSGAGRIGAEAVLLAEPLTFMNLSGEAARPLLAYHGIVPEDVVVVHDEADFPPGTVRLKPGGGTAGHKGLVSLVAHFGTPEFLRVRVGIGRPPGGPDKMAKYVLERPGKADGEVFRLGVLRAADAVETLLAKGLEAAMREFHVD
- a CDS encoding 50S ribosomal protein L25, with translation MSNQVSIEVQHRDDAGKNESRRLRRQGMIPAVVYGGGREPESVSVDPRPIDAVLDSERGKNTLIHLKIGDRELKRFVLIREIQRHPVTDRIIHADFVRVEMDKKVEVAVPLATVGLPWGVKNEGGLLDLIHRTVAISVLPADIPEKITVEVSELHVGQHIAAGDLKLPEGMELAGPASETLITVLGKAKEEEEAAAAPAEGEGEAEAAEAKPEAAAPAKKGEGKK